The proteins below are encoded in one region of Candidatus Cloacimonadota bacterium:
- a CDS encoding YitT family protein, with protein sequence MPKQDARKMRIKREIINHLGIVFASVFFAIGYSWFLLPYNMAPGGVGGISQILHMLFGLPNGVGMILINIPLFVISFVFIGKSFGSKSIYGMLVSATMTDLLSFPMLHKIGLVRDLAHYTHMVGDRVVYAMLPPEEIFLSAVAGSVLLGLGLGLIFRFRGSTGGTDIPVAFIKQKANISIGTGYYIVETGIILAVSLFLKDPKLLIWGYINLFVTTKITDLASEGLPYVKGVYIISNSPDEIRGVIFDKLNRGVTILKGMSGFHQRDINVLFCVLNRRQVPMLTDLVKEIDPDAFMVLTDVYDVMGYGFKSRNINLQDSGN encoded by the coding sequence ATGCCGAAACAAGATGCGCGCAAAATGCGTATTAAGAGAGAGATTATAAACCACTTGGGCATAGTGTTTGCCTCGGTGTTTTTTGCCATAGGATACTCTTGGTTCCTGTTACCCTACAATATGGCTCCGGGAGGAGTAGGCGGAATATCTCAGATCTTGCACATGCTTTTTGGGCTACCCAACGGTGTGGGCATGATCCTTATAAACATACCTCTGTTTGTCATCAGTTTTGTATTCATCGGAAAATCGTTTGGCAGTAAATCAATATATGGTATGTTGGTTTCTGCGACAATGACAGACCTGTTGAGCTTTCCCATGCTCCACAAAATCGGTCTGGTCAGAGATTTGGCGCACTATACCCACATGGTTGGAGACAGGGTAGTATATGCAATGTTGCCTCCTGAAGAGATTTTCCTCTCCGCAGTAGCCGGCTCGGTACTGCTTGGTTTGGGCTTGGGGCTGATTTTCCGCTTCAGAGGATCCACCGGAGGCACAGATATCCCGGTGGCCTTCATCAAACAAAAAGCCAATATTTCGATCGGTACAGGCTACTATATTGTGGAAACGGGCATAATCCTGGCTGTATCACTATTTTTGAAAGATCCGAAACTGCTCATCTGGGGTTACATCAACCTGTTTGTAACCACCAAGATCACGGATCTGGCTTCAGAAGGCTTGCCTTATGTGAAAGGTGTTTACATCATCTCGAACAGTCCGGATGAGATTCGTGGCGTGATCTTCGATAAACTGAACAGGGGAGTAACCATCCTGAAGGGGATGAGCGGATTTCACCAACGCGATATCAATGTGCTGTTCTGTGTGCTGAACCGCCGTCAGGTGCCCATGCTTACAGACCTCGTAAAAGAGATTGATCCGGATGCCTTTATGGTGCTTACCGATGTCTATGACGTGATGGGTTACGGATTCAAAAGTAGAAACATCAATCTGCAAGATAGCGGAAATTGA
- the mutL gene encoding DNA mismatch repair endonuclease MutL → MPKINILSEDVRNKIAAGEVIERPASVVKELVENSIDAGADTITVIVENGGKDLIQVIDNGMGMEPDDAMLALESHATSKIRNVDDIIHISSLGFRGEALPSIAAVSNFCLLTRNRNLEVALRVEINDGKLKDVIKTSSNPGTTIWVRGLFKSLPARRKFLRTDVVELRHIQKYFHYQAIIYPRINFKLIADGKKKLNYIASEDRNKRMAEVFGSGFFDDDIIEIDSGAGEYSVNGYIFGLEERSEKLIDAQYVFINGRFINDKTVKHSIKSAYQPFIQKTRAWMKGSTPPYILFIQVPPQEIDVNVSPTKSEVRFREQQRVHSLIFETLTRALRRYEDDKFASARNKFINIPFSQERPSSLERDIFVQNVQVPRYGEYKKEHAELFQDDLFKHEEEPLPRSIPIVNPEKDRDQEQQEIFIDQPNDSVPYKLLLQNEEDYINPWQLHNTYIFVQIEDGLVIIDQHAAHERIIYEKLIHRTGGAPAVRQKLIVPLVIDIPPYIASDIRDLVDANLELLEKIGFILKKFSGDSIVIEEIPAELGDFQGGKTFIDILKQLETEIELNSDFRDSLAKSIACKAAIKANTKLSRKEMLSLINNLFACRVPYFCPHGRPLIVKMTLTDFEKKFKRLV, encoded by the coding sequence ATGCCGAAGATCAATATCCTTTCTGAAGATGTCCGTAATAAAATCGCTGCGGGCGAAGTGATAGAACGCCCGGCTTCTGTAGTAAAAGAGCTGGTGGAAAACAGTATCGATGCCGGAGCGGATACCATCACGGTAATAGTGGAGAATGGGGGGAAAGACCTCATCCAAGTGATCGACAACGGTATGGGCATGGAACCGGATGACGCCATGCTGGCCCTCGAAAGCCACGCCACCAGCAAGATTCGCAATGTTGACGACATCATCCACATTAGTTCTTTGGGCTTCAGAGGAGAAGCTTTGCCTTCTATAGCCGCTGTATCTAACTTCTGTCTGCTTACCAGAAACCGAAATCTGGAAGTTGCCCTCAGAGTGGAGATAAACGACGGTAAACTGAAGGATGTGATCAAGACATCGTCCAATCCGGGAACCACCATCTGGGTAAGAGGGCTGTTCAAGAGCCTGCCCGCCCGCCGTAAATTCCTGCGAACCGATGTAGTGGAACTGCGTCATATCCAGAAGTACTTCCACTATCAGGCAATTATCTATCCCCGGATCAACTTCAAATTGATCGCCGATGGCAAGAAGAAGCTGAATTACATCGCTTCGGAAGACCGTAACAAGCGAATGGCTGAAGTATTCGGTTCGGGCTTTTTCGACGACGACATTATCGAGATAGATTCCGGTGCCGGCGAATACTCCGTGAATGGTTACATCTTTGGTTTGGAAGAGCGTTCCGAGAAGCTTATCGATGCTCAATATGTATTCATCAATGGCAGGTTCATAAACGACAAGACAGTGAAACATAGCATTAAAAGCGCTTATCAACCGTTTATCCAGAAAACCAGGGCTTGGATGAAAGGCAGCACTCCGCCGTACATCTTGTTTATCCAAGTACCCCCTCAGGAGATTGATGTCAATGTCTCTCCTACCAAGAGTGAAGTACGCTTTCGAGAACAGCAAAGGGTGCATTCCCTCATATTTGAGACTCTCACCAGAGCGCTAAGACGTTATGAAGACGACAAGTTTGCTTCCGCACGCAATAAGTTCATCAACATCCCCTTCAGTCAGGAACGTCCCAGCTCCCTAGAGCGGGATATCTTTGTGCAGAATGTACAGGTTCCCCGATATGGAGAATACAAGAAAGAACACGCCGAACTGTTTCAAGATGACCTGTTTAAACATGAAGAGGAGCCTTTACCCCGCTCGATCCCCATCGTGAATCCCGAGAAAGATCGCGATCAGGAACAACAGGAAATTTTCATCGATCAACCTAACGACAGCGTTCCCTATAAGCTATTACTTCAGAATGAAGAGGACTACATCAACCCCTGGCAATTGCATAACACATATATCTTTGTCCAGATAGAAGATGGCTTGGTGATTATCGATCAACATGCCGCTCACGAGCGCATCATCTACGAAAAGCTAATCCATCGCACTGGTGGTGCTCCTGCTGTAAGACAGAAACTGATTGTTCCTCTGGTGATCGACATTCCGCCATATATAGCCAGCGATATCCGGGATCTGGTGGATGCAAATCTGGAGCTGTTGGAAAAGATCGGTTTTATCCTCAAGAAGTTTAGCGGAGATTCCATTGTCATCGAGGAAATCCCCGCAGAATTGGGTGATTTTCAAGGGGGCAAAACCTTCATTGATATCCTGAAACAACTGGAAACAGAAATAGAACTGAACTCCGACTTCAGGGACTCCCTAGCCAAATCCATCGCCTGCAAGGCTGCGATCAAGGCCAACACCAAGCTATCCCGTAAGGAAATGTTATCACTCATAAACAACCTCTTTGCCTGCAGAGTACCATACTTTTGCCCCCATGGACGACCTCTGATCGTAAAGATGACTCTCACGGATTTTGAAAAGAAGTTCAAGCGCCTAGTATGA
- the miaA gene encoding tRNA (adenosine(37)-N6)-dimethylallyltransferase MiaA, with translation MIITIEGPTAAGKTAFAIELAEALHTQIINCDSRQVYRYMNIGTAKPSPEELSRVKHHLVSIIDPNERYNAGCFVKAAEQIIDSMLLEDNIPIICGGTGLYIRSLLEGLFMHPPIDPHIREKLKAELQNVGVSALYQRLQEVDPEFAGRISDKDPQRILRGLEIYIGTGMNITEHWRLQKRVLKYHTLRILISPIRAVLYERINQRAEQMLSCGLLSEIEALLHNGYTWQDPGLATLGYKEFKDFFQGKSDLADCTELVAQHHRNYAKRQLTWYRKCRFDLTIGLQSFSLSDVLGEIESRYMRYKEETGAHHSQDS, from the coding sequence ATGATCATCACCATTGAAGGGCCAACCGCAGCGGGTAAAACGGCATTTGCCATAGAACTCGCGGAAGCCCTGCACACTCAGATCATAAACTGCGATTCGCGTCAGGTATATAGATACATGAACATCGGAACGGCAAAGCCTTCCCCGGAAGAGCTGTCCCGCGTGAAGCATCACCTTGTAAGTATCATTGATCCCAATGAAAGGTACAACGCTGGTTGTTTTGTGAAGGCAGCGGAACAGATTATCGACTCTATGCTTTTAGAGGATAACATCCCCATTATCTGCGGAGGAACCGGCCTGTATATCCGCTCACTTTTGGAAGGCCTCTTTATGCATCCCCCCATCGATCCCCATATCCGGGAAAAGTTGAAGGCAGAGTTGCAGAACGTCGGAGTATCTGCCTTGTATCAGCGATTGCAAGAGGTCGATCCCGAGTTTGCCGGACGCATCAGTGATAAAGATCCGCAAAGAATTCTACGAGGTTTGGAGATATACATCGGGACAGGGATGAACATCACAGAGCACTGGCGGCTCCAGAAGCGGGTACTGAAGTACCACACCCTGCGTATACTGATCTCCCCTATCAGAGCCGTGCTATATGAGCGTATAAACCAAAGAGCGGAGCAAATGCTGAGCTGTGGGTTGCTTTCTGAAATAGAAGCTTTGCTACACAATGGCTACACTTGGCAGGATCCAGGTCTAGCGACTTTAGGCTACAAAGAGTTCAAAGACTTCTTTCAAGGGAAATCTGATCTGGCAGATTGTACCGAATTGGTAGCTCAGCATCATCGTAACTATGCCAAACGGCAACTAACCTGGTATCGAAAATGCAGATTTGATTTGACAATTGGACTACAAAGCTTTAGTTTATCTGATGTCCTCGGGGAGATAGAATCCCGATACATGAGGTACAAAGAGGAAACAGGTGCACATCATAGCCAAGATAGTTAA
- a CDS encoding nucleoside kinase — protein MKIDIRKDGHKHSLIELEKARPISQIIKGSGIDRNQVLSYKINHTEYVNEDYLPSGDTLVNCVTVNHPEGYRIYQDTAIFILAKALHTLLGVNHSLVAEHSIADGVFCEIFNSEKFSRDDVQRLKAAMHNIIESDLPIDRIEVSSSEAIDIFSSMHRKDVLRNIKSHHIETVSIYKCGKYYDFFIRPLADRTSFITHFDIEYLEPGFILRFPSGADMTLQEPFMLPQKLFALHQEHDKWLDILRVHNISDINSQIDRYDISQFILVEEALHEKKIAEMAANIVEDKDIKLILIAGPSSSGKTTFANRLRVQLQASKAKPFVIGLDDYFLDRDLTPRKESGDFDFESIHSIDLEYLNIQLTQLLNGEQIELPHYDFTRGIRRRSNNFVKMEKDNIIIMEGIHGLNDDLTSAIPESRKTRIYVSALNQLNIDNHNRIPTTDCRLLRRIIRDRQYRGYSAEETILRWPDVREGEEKNIFPYQENANYMFNSSLTYELGVLKKHAWNELLNVPSTSSAYTESRRLLHLLSHCRDIDDAHVPHNSIIREFTNGSVFRY, from the coding sequence ATGAAGATCGATATCAGAAAAGACGGACACAAACACAGTCTCATCGAACTGGAAAAGGCAAGGCCAATATCACAGATCATAAAAGGAAGTGGCATCGATCGCAACCAAGTCCTGAGCTATAAAATTAACCATACCGAATATGTCAATGAAGATTATCTTCCTTCCGGAGATACACTGGTCAATTGCGTCACAGTCAATCATCCCGAAGGATACAGGATTTATCAGGATACAGCAATCTTCATCCTCGCTAAAGCCTTACATACTCTTTTGGGGGTAAATCACTCTTTGGTGGCAGAGCATTCAATCGCCGATGGAGTGTTTTGCGAAATCTTCAATTCCGAGAAATTCAGCCGGGATGATGTCCAGCGTCTGAAAGCGGCAATGCACAATATCATCGAAAGTGATCTGCCCATAGATCGAATCGAAGTAAGCAGTTCCGAAGCCATCGATATATTTAGCAGTATGCACCGTAAGGACGTGCTCAGGAATATTAAAAGCCACCATATCGAGACCGTAAGTATCTACAAATGCGGAAAATACTACGATTTCTTCATCCGTCCTCTAGCAGATCGCACCAGCTTTATTACCCATTTCGACATCGAGTATCTGGAACCCGGATTCATCCTGCGCTTCCCCTCCGGTGCAGATATGACTCTGCAAGAGCCCTTTATGCTACCGCAAAAACTGTTTGCCTTGCATCAGGAGCACGACAAATGGCTGGATATTCTGCGTGTCCACAACATATCGGACATCAACAGCCAGATCGACCGCTATGATATATCTCAATTCATCCTGGTGGAAGAAGCTCTGCACGAAAAGAAGATCGCCGAGATGGCGGCAAACATAGTGGAAGACAAAGATATCAAGCTAATCCTGATCGCCGGACCGTCTTCTTCCGGAAAGACTACTTTTGCCAACCGCCTCAGAGTGCAGTTACAGGCCAGCAAAGCAAAGCCATTTGTTATCGGTCTGGATGACTACTTTTTAGATCGCGACCTCACTCCCCGCAAGGAAAGTGGAGATTTTGACTTTGAATCCATACATTCCATCGATCTGGAATATCTGAATATACAATTGACGCAATTGCTGAATGGAGAGCAGATTGAGCTGCCCCATTATGACTTTACGAGAGGTATCAGACGACGCAGCAACAACTTCGTGAAGATGGAGAAGGATAACATCATAATCATGGAGGGAATCCACGGACTGAATGATGACCTTACCTCAGCCATTCCCGAAAGCCGTAAAACCCGCATCTATGTATCGGCCCTGAACCAATTGAACATCGATAATCACAACCGTATTCCCACTACAGATTGCCGCCTCTTGCGAAGAATCATCCGGGATCGCCAATACCGGGGATACTCAGCTGAAGAAACCATCCTCAGATGGCCCGACGTAAGAGAAGGCGAGGAAAAGAACATCTTCCCATATCAGGAGAATGCCAATTATATGTTCAACAGCAGCCTCACCTATGAACTGGGTGTATTGAAGAAACATGCTTGGAACGAACTCCTGAACGTGCCTTCAACCTCATCCGCCTACACAGAGTCACGTCGCCTCCTGCACTTGCTTTCTCACTGCAGGGATATCGACGACGCCCATGTGCCACACAACTCCATAATCCGTGAATTCACAAACGGTTCTGTGTTTAGATACTGA
- a CDS encoding response regulator: protein MESHIRKIIDKAIFGYAYHEILLDKSGKPCDYRFIETNEAFGELTGLDHKKIIGKTLKEVLPKSSEDDFDWIGFYGNVAEQGGSHMVDAESKPLGKSFRIQAISFEKGYFATLFFDVSLYKKIEMELGANEERMRLLVNNSNNWVVVLDKDLQIKYSTALGSKILGIDEKEIYNLFVYSVVHPDDVAKVQDTIQWVFEHPAELATLELRVYNSKHEVIWLEVFAFNMLQSSAIEGLIVHARDISIRKAAEEALVQSENKFRYLTDNLTDMIFMTDKELNTIYVSPSVEAMLGESPEEHLSRSMEDKHPPESLAVMQEALAEEMQKDTEPNANLNRSRMIEIQEYKKDGSLIDIAMHVTMIRDKDGNFNGLHGVTRDITFQKHTERELKEKNAYIESLLDSIPDPIFVLDKTGRLIDRKTGSADNSFLTKAEAPNQNLWDIFPKVLADNILDAIQIALDRNETIPFSFRLEMNGEHRYFEARISPMENERVISSVRDVTDHSKAVMAIQQQTRFQKMIADISTAFVNSKSLELDTILDESLKMVGEFFGVQRAYIYRYFDDYSSMFNTNEWHSRGRGRIQDKRPVYHSASIPWWSKQITSGQIIKIENLEELLPHAKTEYRVLKSQNIKSILCIPIQSGSKVMGYFGFDSLIEPRVYSESEVDNLLVVANLLAEVLLKHDREKQMRKQAKLQEIFIPMAMKYVNLNSEDLENAIRQSLAELATFSNADLAFIYDYDWDSMVCINGNEWTAQGIDTEAQLRRIIPMDLLGPWVEMHRRGETVIIDDALTADVPKQLREFMVTQRVKSMITLPIMNMGMCQGFVGFNYIRKTHRFTKTDSMLLSLFAQLLVNVRNRRDLERRLIQEKVRAENASKAKSEFLANMSHEIRTPLNGVIGFTELLQNSALDNAQQQYAQNIINSSYNLLGIINDILDFSKIEAGKLDLSPTRTDLIELVEQAADIIKLRTSKKDLEFLLDISPDIPRFAIIDPLRLNQILINLLSNAEKFTEEGEIELSVRYEMTDADHTDITFTVRDTGIGINESMQKKLFRAFSQLDSSTTRKYGGTGLGLVISNHLATLMNSHINISSIPDQGSEFSFTINCRVEGKRYCDHELELTKTVMVVDDNASCRRIIKQCLTYWKIDVLECGSAQEALEMLQNVSAPDVIFVDYDMPEMNGLDLIRRVQNETLKISQTTPVVLMHSSDENPALISACQELGINYRFLKPVKAYDLHKALENIESGGQDLTQENIERKDRLPMSETDLIEKPSILIAEDNQLNMILLNEMILKLSPKAQIWHATDGLQAIDGVRKHSPDVVLMDVQMPNLDGVSASFEIRKFSSVPIIAITAGALKEEQERCLAAGINDFLTKPVLVAELAATLSKYLSNESQEKSASYQTKTATDNASHFAKDALLKNISGDLDTFKSLLEIVATSFPDKFEALNQAITEEDSKEALSILHSLKGSARNMHFVLLGDMVADLERDYPNLEAAEVRARYQNIIQEWQFVQDLIK from the coding sequence ATGGAATCTCATATCAGGAAAATAATCGACAAAGCAATCTTCGGCTATGCTTATCACGAGATCTTGCTGGACAAATCCGGCAAGCCCTGTGATTATAGGTTTATAGAAACCAATGAAGCCTTTGGCGAGCTTACCGGTTTGGATCACAAGAAAATAATCGGTAAGACTCTAAAAGAAGTACTACCCAAAAGTTCTGAAGACGATTTTGACTGGATCGGTTTTTACGGGAATGTGGCAGAACAAGGGGGCAGTCATATGGTGGATGCGGAATCCAAGCCACTTGGCAAGAGCTTTCGCATTCAAGCAATCTCATTTGAGAAAGGCTATTTTGCCACCCTCTTCTTCGATGTGTCTCTCTACAAAAAGATCGAAATGGAGTTGGGTGCAAACGAAGAGCGAATGCGTTTGCTGGTGAACAATTCCAACAACTGGGTAGTAGTCCTGGATAAAGATCTGCAGATAAAATACTCCACTGCTTTGGGGTCAAAAATCCTCGGTATAGACGAAAAAGAAATCTACAATCTATTTGTATATTCCGTAGTCCACCCGGACGATGTAGCAAAAGTACAGGACACAATACAATGGGTATTTGAACATCCAGCAGAATTGGCCACTCTGGAGTTACGAGTATATAACTCCAAACATGAAGTAATTTGGTTGGAAGTATTTGCTTTCAATATGTTGCAATCCTCCGCAATCGAGGGATTGATAGTTCACGCACGGGATATCAGTATCCGCAAAGCTGCAGAAGAAGCGTTGGTGCAAAGCGAAAACAAATTTCGTTATTTGACTGATAATCTTACCGACATGATCTTCATGACTGATAAGGAACTAAATACCATCTATGTAAGCCCTTCCGTGGAAGCGATGTTGGGGGAAAGCCCGGAAGAGCATCTGTCACGCAGCATGGAAGACAAACATCCCCCAGAATCTCTGGCTGTGATGCAGGAAGCATTAGCCGAAGAAATGCAAAAAGATACCGAACCAAATGCAAATCTGAATAGATCCAGAATGATAGAGATTCAGGAATACAAGAAAGATGGCAGCCTCATAGATATTGCCATGCATGTAACAATGATTAGGGATAAAGACGGTAACTTCAATGGCTTGCATGGAGTTACACGGGATATTACTTTCCAAAAGCACACTGAACGGGAGCTAAAAGAGAAAAACGCTTACATCGAATCACTGCTGGATTCTATCCCTGATCCGATCTTTGTATTAGACAAAACTGGCCGCCTGATTGACAGAAAAACTGGATCTGCGGACAATTCGTTCCTCACGAAAGCAGAAGCCCCCAATCAGAATCTTTGGGACATCTTCCCGAAAGTTTTGGCGGACAATATATTGGACGCCATACAAATTGCCTTGGACCGAAATGAGACCATTCCCTTTTCCTTTCGATTGGAAATGAATGGAGAACACAGGTATTTTGAAGCCCGTATCAGCCCCATGGAAAATGAACGGGTGATCTCCTCAGTGAGAGACGTGACAGATCATAGCAAAGCTGTGATGGCAATTCAGCAACAAACCAGATTTCAAAAAATGATTGCAGATATCTCGACTGCATTTGTGAATAGCAAGTCCTTGGAACTGGATACCATCCTGGACGAGAGCCTGAAAATGGTAGGAGAATTCTTTGGAGTGCAGCGAGCATATATATATCGATATTTTGACGACTATTCCAGTATGTTCAACACAAACGAATGGCACTCACGAGGTAGAGGCAGAATTCAGGATAAACGTCCCGTGTATCATAGCGCCTCAATTCCCTGGTGGAGCAAACAGATTACTAGCGGACAAATAATAAAGATTGAGAATCTGGAAGAGCTGTTGCCTCATGCTAAAACCGAGTATCGGGTACTGAAGAGCCAAAATATCAAATCCATTTTGTGCATACCAATTCAAAGTGGCTCCAAGGTTATGGGCTATTTCGGATTTGATAGCCTGATAGAGCCCAGAGTATATAGCGAATCTGAAGTAGATAACCTGCTGGTAGTGGCAAACCTGCTGGCAGAAGTGTTGTTAAAACACGATCGTGAAAAACAAATGCGCAAACAGGCCAAACTGCAGGAAATCTTCATCCCCATGGCCATGAAGTATGTAAATCTGAATTCCGAAGATCTGGAGAATGCGATACGGCAATCTCTGGCTGAACTGGCTACTTTTTCCAATGCTGATCTAGCCTTTATATATGATTACGATTGGGATAGCATGGTCTGTATAAACGGAAATGAATGGACTGCTCAAGGCATAGATACTGAGGCCCAATTACGCAGAATAATCCCAATGGATTTACTTGGTCCCTGGGTGGAAATGCATCGTAGAGGTGAGACGGTTATCATAGATGACGCCCTCACAGCCGATGTTCCCAAGCAACTGCGAGAGTTCATGGTCACGCAGAGAGTGAAAAGCATGATAACCTTGCCTATAATGAATATGGGTATGTGCCAGGGTTTTGTGGGTTTCAATTACATAAGGAAAACCCATCGCTTTACCAAGACCGACAGCATGTTGCTTTCACTTTTTGCCCAACTTTTGGTCAATGTACGCAATCGTAGAGATCTAGAGCGCAGACTCATTCAGGAAAAAGTGCGAGCAGAGAATGCCAGTAAAGCTAAAAGTGAGTTTTTGGCCAATATGAGTCACGAAATCCGCACTCCCCTTAATGGAGTAATCGGCTTTACTGAATTGCTGCAAAACTCGGCTTTGGACAATGCTCAGCAGCAATATGCCCAAAACATCATCAATTCCAGCTACAACCTCTTGGGCATCATTAATGATATTCTGGACTTTTCCAAAATTGAAGCGGGAAAACTGGATCTGTCTCCCACACGTACAGACCTTATTGAACTGGTAGAACAGGCTGCAGACATCATCAAGTTGAGAACCAGCAAGAAAGACCTGGAGTTTTTGCTGGATATCAGCCCAGACATTCCCAGATTTGCCATAATCGATCCTTTAAGACTGAATCAAATCCTGATAAATCTTCTTTCAAATGCAGAAAAGTTTACCGAAGAAGGTGAGATAGAGCTGAGTGTGCGGTATGAAATGACCGACGCTGATCATACAGATATCACATTCACAGTACGCGACACGGGCATTGGTATCAATGAAAGTATGCAGAAAAAGCTGTTTCGCGCTTTCTCGCAATTGGATTCATCCACTACCAGAAAGTATGGTGGCACCGGACTGGGATTGGTGATATCAAACCATCTGGCCACCTTGATGAATAGCCATATTAATATCTCCAGCATACCCGACCAAGGTTCTGAATTTAGCTTTACGATCAATTGCAGAGTTGAAGGAAAGAGGTATTGCGATCACGAACTGGAACTCACGAAAACAGTGATGGTGGTAGATGATAATGCATCCTGCCGCAGAATCATCAAGCAATGCCTTACTTACTGGAAAATTGATGTCCTGGAGTGCGGCAGCGCCCAGGAAGCATTGGAGATGCTGCAAAACGTCAGCGCTCCTGATGTTATCTTTGTTGATTATGATATGCCGGAAATGAATGGATTGGACCTTATCCGAAGAGTTCAGAACGAAACCTTGAAGATAAGCCAGACAACTCCAGTGGTGCTGATGCATAGTTCCGATGAGAATCCCGCTCTGATATCAGCTTGCCAGGAACTGGGGATAAACTACCGTTTCTTGAAACCGGTGAAAGCTTATGATTTGCATAAGGCTTTGGAAAACATCGAATCCGGAGGCCAAGACTTGACACAGGAAAACATTGAAAGAAAGGATAGATTACCTATGTCTGAAACAGATTTAATCGAAAAACCGTCTATCCTAATCGCTGAAGACAATCAATTGAACATGATTTTGTTGAATGAAATGATCCTCAAGCTTAGTCCCAAAGCCCAGATATGGCATGCTACAGATGGACTGCAAGCTATTGACGGAGTTCGAAAACACAGTCCGGATGTGGTGCTGATGGATGTACAAATGCCAAATCTGGACGGTGTGAGTGCCAGTTTTGAGATCCGTAAGTTCTCCTCGGTGCCCATTATTGCCATTACAGCCGGAGCATTGAAAGAAGAACAGGAGCGATGTCTTGCTGCAGGTATTAATGACTTCCTTACCAAACCGGTTTTGGTGGCAGAACTTGCTGCCACCTTAAGCAAATACCTGTCAAATGAATCTCAGGAGAAAAGTGCTTCGTATCAGACAAAGACAGCAACGGACAATGCTTCTCATTTTGCTAAAGACGCACTCTTGAAAAACATATCCGGAGATTTGGATACTTTTAAGAGTTTGCTTGAGATAGTGGCCACCAGCTTCCCGGATAAGTTTGAAGCTCTAAACCAGGCAATCACCGAAGAAGATAGCAAAGAAGCTCTTAGCATCCTGCATTCGTTAAAGGGATCAGCGAGAAACATGCACTTCGTCCTTCTAGGAGATATGGTGGCTGATTTGGAAAGGGATTATCCCAATCTTGAAGCAGCAGAAGTGCGTGCCCGCTACCAAAATATCATTCAAGAATGGCAGTTTGTGCAGGATCTGATAAAATAA
- the rpmE gene encoding 50S ribosomal protein L31 gives MKQGIHPKYQKATVTCACGNIFETASTKGDMHVDICNVCHPFYTGKQKIMDTAGRVEKFNKKYNLSSDK, from the coding sequence ATGAAACAGGGAATTCATCCTAAATACCAGAAGGCTACTGTCACCTGTGCCTGCGGCAACATATTTGAAACCGCCAGCACCAAGGGAGACATGCACGTAGATATTTGCAACGTGTGCCACCCTTTCTACACCGGCAAACAAAAGATTATGGATACTGCCGGTCGTGTCGAGAAGTTCAATAAGAAATACAATCTCAGCAGCGATAAGTAG